A window of Longispora fulva contains these coding sequences:
- a CDS encoding FtsX-like permease family protein, whose protein sequence is MRTTLRMSWRQVRRAKGRSVLIVTMLMLPVLALSFTAATFDMFRLTPQEQAVRALGAADAAVTRPQSSALFQEPTKAAWSTPDLSRHDAPPEPAGRDQIATFLPAGSRLLLDRTGTTAVFATRGAGIAKLETRALDYTDPLAAGLLRQLSGSAPKRAGQVALSRVAADRLGVAVGDVVRLGDGSASYTVVGLVERPDGIHDQFVVALPGTLPDSDPATPAVGDRYLADLPAAMPWTQVRDLNKSGVVAVSRAVLLDPPPRSEVPYYANWGPQSGLPVSETSLAYGTLVVVLSLLEVVLLAGPAFAVGARRRQRELALVGAAGGTPAQIRRIVLADGLVLGLVAAVAGVAVGLAAAWFGRPLVEQYLVEQRAGAFRVLPLGQLAAVGLAVGTGVIGALVPAFTAARVDLVQALSGRRGVTRSKRRWVALGLALVAGGIVAVSYATLQRMIPVLIAGLVAFELGAVLCTPALVGAVSKLGRFLPLAPRIALRDAARNRASAAPAIAAVMAAVAGCVALGGYLAGDQARQAADYRPSYPVGTVAAPFHSAEGDTAAAGRVAAALRRTLAIGATHDVAAPVCPANAADKAGSCDVTVEMPVAQRCPYDWRLLGRDATAAERKAALADRRCDHLDQESSNMVPNLVDDGAAVGTVTGVSGPALDRAVADLRAGKVLVTDARLITDGTVTVLRSVYTDTPDGSRPVPVETRTRLPAVLLPGAVGGTRAVLPPQVLGGLGLLAQPIGLVGTVTRMPDTGDEDRARAALRSASEGAYMEVERGTPAYDTEKTQMLIVLMLAACLVTLGAAWIATGLAAADGRADLSTLGAVGASPGFRRRLSLSQAGVIAILGGLLGSLVGLGMMYAVLFSVNESHRGGWPASSPLPLDAPWPLLGLVVLAVPVLAMTGAGLLTRSRLPIERRIT, encoded by the coding sequence CCGGAGCCAGCCGGTCGGGATCAGATCGCGACCTTCCTGCCCGCCGGCAGCCGGCTCCTGCTCGACCGCACGGGCACCACGGCGGTGTTCGCCACCCGCGGTGCGGGTATCGCCAAGCTCGAGACCCGCGCCCTCGACTACACGGACCCACTCGCCGCAGGCCTCCTCCGCCAGCTGAGCGGCTCCGCGCCGAAGCGCGCCGGTCAGGTCGCCCTGAGCCGCGTCGCCGCCGACCGGCTCGGGGTGGCCGTCGGGGACGTGGTCCGGCTCGGCGACGGTTCGGCCTCCTACACCGTGGTGGGGCTGGTGGAGCGGCCCGACGGGATCCATGACCAGTTCGTCGTGGCACTGCCCGGGACGCTGCCCGACAGCGATCCGGCGACGCCGGCCGTGGGCGACCGCTATCTCGCCGACCTGCCGGCCGCCATGCCGTGGACCCAGGTCCGCGACCTCAACAAGTCGGGGGTCGTCGCGGTGTCCCGGGCGGTACTCCTCGACCCGCCGCCACGCTCCGAGGTGCCCTACTACGCCAACTGGGGGCCGCAGTCCGGTCTGCCGGTCAGCGAGACGAGCCTCGCGTACGGCACCCTCGTCGTCGTGTTGTCGCTGCTGGAGGTCGTGCTGCTCGCCGGGCCGGCGTTCGCGGTCGGGGCCCGGCGCAGGCAGCGGGAACTGGCCCTGGTCGGCGCGGCCGGCGGCACCCCCGCCCAGATCCGCCGGATCGTGCTCGCCGACGGGCTCGTCCTGGGCCTGGTCGCGGCCGTGGCCGGGGTGGCCGTCGGGCTCGCCGCCGCCTGGTTCGGCAGGCCCCTCGTCGAGCAGTACCTCGTCGAGCAGCGGGCCGGCGCGTTCCGGGTTCTGCCGCTCGGCCAGCTGGCGGCCGTCGGGCTCGCCGTCGGCACCGGGGTGATCGGCGCGCTGGTGCCGGCGTTCACGGCGGCCCGCGTCGACCTGGTCCAGGCGTTGTCGGGCCGGCGGGGGGTGACCCGGTCCAAGCGCCGCTGGGTCGCTCTCGGCCTGGCCCTGGTGGCCGGCGGGATCGTCGCCGTCAGCTACGCCACCCTGCAGCGGATGATCCCGGTCCTGATCGCCGGCCTGGTCGCGTTCGAACTCGGCGCGGTGCTGTGCACGCCGGCCCTGGTCGGGGCGGTGTCCAAGCTCGGCAGGTTCCTGCCGTTGGCCCCCAGGATCGCGCTGCGCGACGCCGCCCGCAACCGGGCCTCGGCGGCACCGGCGATCGCCGCCGTGATGGCCGCCGTGGCCGGATGCGTGGCCCTGGGCGGGTACCTCGCCGGGGACCAGGCCAGGCAGGCGGCCGACTACCGGCCGTCGTACCCGGTCGGAACCGTCGCCGCGCCCTTCCACAGCGCCGAAGGGGACACCGCCGCCGCCGGCCGGGTCGCCGCGGCGCTGCGCCGGACCCTGGCGATCGGCGCCACCCACGACGTGGCGGCCCCGGTCTGCCCGGCGAACGCCGCCGACAAGGCGGGTTCCTGCGACGTGACGGTCGAGATGCCGGTCGCGCAGCGGTGCCCGTACGACTGGCGGCTCCTGGGGCGCGACGCCACCGCAGCCGAGCGGAAGGCGGCCCTGGCCGACCGGCGGTGCGACCACCTCGACCAGGAGAGCTCGAACATGGTGCCGAACCTCGTCGACGACGGGGCCGCCGTGGGCACCGTGACCGGGGTGTCCGGCCCGGCGCTCGACCGCGCGGTCGCGGACCTGCGCGCGGGGAAGGTGCTGGTCACCGACGCCCGGCTGATCACGGACGGCACGGTGACGGTGCTGCGCTCCGTGTACACCGACACCCCCGACGGCAGCCGCCCCGTACCGGTCGAGACTCGAACCCGGCTCCCGGCCGTGCTGCTGCCGGGAGCGGTCGGCGGCACCCGGGCGGTCCTGCCACCGCAGGTGCTCGGCGGCCTGGGGCTGCTCGCCCAGCCGATCGGCCTGGTCGGCACGGTCACCCGGATGCCCGACACCGGGGACGAGGACCGGGCCCGGGCCGCCCTTCGGTCCGCCTCGGAGGGGGCGTACATGGAGGTGGAGCGGGGCACGCCGGCGTACGACACCGAGAAGACCCAGATGCTGATCGTGCTGATGCTGGCGGCGTGCCTGGTGACGCTGGGCGCGGCGTGGATCGCGACCGGGCTGGCGGCGGCCGACGGCCGGGCGGACCTGTCCACGCTGGGCGCGGTGGGGGCCAGCCCCGGGTTCCGGCGCCGGTTGTCGCTGTCGCAGGCGGGGGTGATCGCGATCCTCGGCGGGCTGCTGGGCTCGCTCGTCGGCCTCGGGATGATGTACGCGGTGCTGTTCTCCGTCAACGAGTCCCACCGCGGCGGCTGGCCGGCGAGCAGTCCGCTGCCGCTGGACGCGCCGTGGCCGCTGCTCGGCCTGGTGGTGCTGGCGGTGCCGGTGCTGGCCATGACGGGCGCCGGGCTGCTCACCCGGTCGCGGCTGCCGATCGAACGCCGGATCACATGA
- a CDS encoding nitroreductase family deazaflavin-dependent oxidoreductase — MARYSALVKRLGHQRWFAWMGRQLVPVDTVITKWSKGRLMILGKPDLPSLLITTTGQRSGQPRTNPLLYAPDGDGYVVVGSNWGQEKHPAWSGNLLAHPEATVEIRGARSTVTATMATGAEYERLWGLVTKVWPAYDSYAERAGRKIRIFRLVPKK; from the coding sequence GTGGCACGCTACTCCGCGCTCGTGAAGCGCCTCGGGCACCAGCGCTGGTTCGCCTGGATGGGCCGGCAGCTCGTCCCGGTCGACACCGTGATCACCAAGTGGAGCAAGGGCCGGCTGATGATCCTCGGCAAGCCCGACCTGCCCTCGTTGCTGATCACCACGACCGGCCAGAGGTCCGGCCAACCCCGGACCAACCCGCTGCTGTACGCGCCGGACGGCGACGGCTACGTGGTCGTCGGCTCCAACTGGGGCCAGGAGAAGCACCCGGCCTGGAGCGGCAACCTCCTCGCCCACCCCGAGGCGACGGTCGAGATCCGGGGCGCGCGGTCCACGGTGACCGCGACGATGGCGACCGGCGCGGAGTACGAGCGGCTGTGGGGGCTGGTCACGAAGGTGTGGCCCGCGTACGACAGCTATGCCGAGCGGGCCGGGCGCAAAATCCGCATTTTCCGTTTAGTACCCAAAAAATAG
- a CDS encoding dodecin family protein — protein MPQGTVARVTEVSATSPTSFEDAIKTGITRANETLRNVTGAWVKEMKIGLDGKGNVTSYQVHMLITFVLD, from the coding sequence ATGCCCCAGGGGACCGTCGCTCGCGTCACCGAGGTCAGCGCGACCTCGCCGACGAGTTTCGAGGACGCCATCAAGACCGGCATCACCCGGGCCAACGAGACGCTCCGCAACGTGACGGGCGCGTGGGTCAAGGAGATGAAGATCGGCCTCGACGGCAAGGGGAACGTGACCAGCTACCAGGTGCACATGCTGATCACGTTCGTGCTGGACTGA
- a CDS encoding GntR family transcriptional regulator, whose product MPSLYATLADTLRAEIVAGALPPGTQLPSEHELVQRHGVSRNTVRKALGQLVHDGLVISRQGSGYFVREHQPVIWHASRPERNVQTSVLPADAWSHCVREQGRTPEEKIRIVVGVPNARIAAALQLKPGEEVVGRLRERYVDGVLSTLADSYYPESLVRDSPIMLPYDVQPGVYAILASRGAGFTRNRDEIITRMPNREEANRLKLGPGTPIAEHLRVSFTPSNRPVRLLLSILPGDKVTIAYESFAT is encoded by the coding sequence ATGCCGTCGCTGTACGCCACACTCGCGGACACCCTCCGCGCCGAGATAGTGGCTGGTGCCCTGCCGCCGGGCACCCAGTTACCCAGCGAACACGAGCTGGTGCAGCGACACGGCGTCAGTCGGAACACGGTGCGCAAGGCCCTCGGGCAACTGGTCCATGATGGACTGGTGATCTCACGGCAGGGCAGCGGCTACTTCGTCCGCGAGCACCAGCCGGTGATCTGGCACGCCTCGCGCCCGGAGCGCAACGTGCAGACGAGTGTGCTGCCGGCCGACGCGTGGAGCCACTGTGTGCGCGAGCAGGGGCGTACCCCGGAAGAGAAGATCCGGATCGTCGTCGGGGTGCCCAACGCGCGGATCGCGGCGGCGTTGCAGCTCAAGCCGGGCGAGGAGGTGGTCGGCCGGCTCCGCGAGCGCTATGTGGACGGTGTGCTGAGCACGCTCGCCGACTCCTACTATCCGGAGTCCCTGGTCCGCGACAGCCCGATCATGCTGCCGTACGACGTGCAGCCCGGGGTGTACGCGATCCTGGCCAGCCGGGGCGCGGGCTTCACCCGCAACCGCGACGAGATCATCACCCGGATGCCCAACCGCGAGGAGGCCAACCGGCTCAAACTCGGGCCGGGCACGCCGATCGCCGAGCATCTGAGGGTCAGCTTCACGCCCAGTAACCGCCCGGTGCGTCTGCTGCTGTCCATCCTGCCCGGCGACAAGGTGACGATCGCGTACGAGAGCTTCGCGACCTGA
- a CDS encoding nucleotidyltransferase domain-containing protein: protein MSSADVAPNPRWELAEELADAVRRRWAADVQAIGVHGSLAHGDDTLGSDIDLVVVTYGDGRGPHPGSRRIDGIIVDLGVISADAYLRHARTLSTTWPLAADQYLTTTPLHDPGGWFDTLRDTHLARLAEASGREFSALARAAWYEAMSLHARSSRLAQRYDTDGAVLLIAQARIAAATVEGLLTRTYFRGAAEAVTRTGLGEMTGTEVGAKLQAQAEALAERGRPVDGDIADLLS, encoded by the coding sequence ATGTCCAGTGCGGATGTCGCGCCGAACCCCCGGTGGGAACTCGCCGAGGAACTCGCCGACGCCGTCCGCCGCCGGTGGGCCGCCGACGTGCAGGCGATCGGCGTGCATGGCTCCCTCGCGCACGGCGACGACACCCTGGGCAGCGACATCGACCTCGTCGTGGTCACCTACGGCGACGGGCGCGGCCCGCACCCTGGCAGCCGGCGGATCGACGGGATCATCGTCGACCTGGGCGTGATCAGCGCCGACGCCTACCTGCGGCACGCGCGCACGCTGTCGACGACGTGGCCCCTGGCCGCCGACCAGTACCTGACCACGACTCCGCTGCACGATCCCGGCGGGTGGTTCGACACCCTGCGCGACACCCACCTCGCCCGGCTCGCCGAGGCCAGCGGGCGGGAGTTCTCCGCGCTCGCCCGGGCCGCCTGGTACGAGGCCATGTCCCTACACGCGCGGTCCTCGCGGCTGGCCCAGCGGTACGACACCGACGGGGCCGTTCTGCTGATCGCCCAGGCCCGGATCGCGGCCGCCACCGTGGAGGGGCTGCTGACCAGGACATACTTCCGGGGCGCCGCCGAGGCCGTGACCCGGACCGGGCTCGGCGAGATGACGGGCACCGAGGTCGGCGCGAAGTTGCAGGCACAAGCTGAGGCGTTGGCGGAGCGCGGCCGGCCGGTGGATGGGGACATAGCGGACCTGTTGAGTTGA
- a CDS encoding VIT1/CCC1 transporter family protein, translating to MTRGAGDRGTRANAPVIDHSHADVSGGWLRPATFGAMDGLVTNIGLIAGVGGGRLDPRTIVLTGLAGLVAGAISMALGEYTSVRTQNEQVAFEVDKERRELAFNPAGEAEELAQAWIARGLRPDLAREVATELAKNPDEALRVHAQEELGVDPQEVPSPWIAAVSSFVCFSIGALVPLLPYLLGVDQLWPALAAGGAGLFVAGAIVSRWTRRVWWASGLRQLTMGALAAGATYLIGSLFA from the coding sequence GTGACGCGCGGCGCCGGGGACCGGGGCACCCGGGCGAACGCCCCGGTCATCGACCACTCGCACGCCGACGTCTCCGGCGGCTGGTTGCGGCCGGCCACGTTCGGGGCGATGGACGGCCTGGTCACCAACATCGGCCTGATCGCCGGCGTCGGCGGCGGCCGGCTGGACCCGAGGACGATCGTGCTGACGGGTCTGGCGGGCCTGGTCGCGGGGGCGATCTCGATGGCGCTGGGGGAGTACACCAGCGTCCGGACGCAGAACGAGCAGGTCGCCTTCGAGGTCGACAAGGAGCGCCGCGAGCTGGCGTTCAACCCGGCCGGCGAGGCCGAGGAGCTCGCGCAGGCGTGGATCGCCCGGGGGCTGCGGCCCGACCTGGCGCGCGAGGTGGCGACGGAGCTGGCGAAGAACCCGGACGAGGCGCTGCGGGTGCATGCCCAGGAGGAGCTGGGCGTCGATCCGCAGGAGGTGCCGAGTCCGTGGATCGCGGCGGTGTCGTCCTTCGTGTGTTTCTCGATCGGCGCGCTGGTTCCGTTGCTGCCGTATCTGCTCGGGGTCGACCAGTTGTGGCCGGCCCTGGCGGCGGGCGGGGCCGGCCTGTTCGTGGCGGGCGCGATCGTGTCGCGGTGGACGCGCCGGGTGTGGTGGGCGAGCGGCCTGCGCCAGTTGACGATGGGAGCCCTGGCCGCCGGAGCGACGTATCTGATCGGCTCCTTGTTCGCGTAG
- the map gene encoding type I methionyl aminopeptidase: MTVRAPLVPGVQSPWRAVPSGIVRPEYVGKKTPTKIGSDVQTPEIIERMRIAGKLAAQALEVGGQAVKPGVTTDEIDRIVHEFLCDHGAYPSTLGYKGFPKSCCTSLNEVICHGIPDSTVVEDGDIVNIDVTAYINGVHGDTNATFFAGEPAEEVRLLVERTHEATMRGIKAVKPGRSLNVVGRVIESYAKRFGYGVVRDFTGHGIGQTFHTGLYVPHYDNPRLDTVIEVGMTFTIEPMITLGTHDYDIWADEWTVVTKDRKWTAQFEHTLVVTEAGAEILTVA, from the coding sequence ATGACCGTCCGCGCTCCCCTTGTCCCCGGTGTCCAGTCGCCCTGGCGGGCCGTCCCGTCGGGCATCGTTCGTCCCGAGTACGTCGGGAAGAAGACTCCGACGAAGATCGGCTCGGACGTCCAGACCCCCGAGATCATCGAGCGGATGCGGATCGCCGGCAAGCTGGCGGCCCAGGCGCTGGAGGTCGGTGGCCAGGCGGTCAAGCCGGGGGTGACGACCGACGAGATCGACCGGATCGTGCACGAGTTCCTCTGCGACCACGGGGCGTACCCGTCGACGTTGGGGTACAAGGGCTTCCCGAAGTCGTGCTGCACCTCGCTGAACGAGGTGATCTGCCACGGCATCCCCGACTCGACCGTGGTCGAGGACGGCGACATCGTCAACATCGACGTGACGGCGTACATCAACGGGGTGCACGGCGACACGAACGCGACATTCTTCGCCGGCGAGCCGGCCGAGGAGGTCCGGCTGCTGGTGGAGCGGACCCACGAGGCGACGATGCGCGGCATCAAGGCCGTGAAGCCGGGCCGGTCGCTGAACGTGGTCGGCCGGGTGATCGAGTCCTACGCGAAGCGGTTCGGCTACGGCGTGGTCCGCGACTTCACCGGCCACGGCATCGGCCAGACCTTCCACACCGGGCTGTACGTGCCGCACTACGACAACCCGCGCCTGGACACGGTGATCGAGGTGGGCATGACGTTCACGATCGAGCCGATGATCACGCTGGGCACGCACGACTACGACATCTGGGCCGACGAGTGGACCGTGGTCACCAAGGACCGGAAGTGGACGGCCCAGTTCGAGCACACCCTGGTCGTGACCGAGGCCGGCGCCGAGATCCTGACCGTCGCGTGA
- the purU gene encoding formyltetrahydrofolate deformylase, which produces MGDFVLRLDCPDQLGIVHAVSAYLHEVGGNIVDSRQFAEPSTGRFLMRVRTHAPGLTVEELRTGFGPVAEKYDMTWRFDDLAVRPRILVMVSKYAHCLSDLFYRVENGDLRADIVGVVSNHPDLEGLSAFHGAKFHHIPISAATRASAEAQLLALVESERVDLVVLARYMQILSDGLCTALSGRAINIHHSFLPSFKGARPYHQAYDRGVKIVGATAHYVTGDLDEGPIIEQEVARVDHTNTPEDLIAIGRDLERTTLARAVRWHVEHRILLNAHRTVIFK; this is translated from the coding sequence ATGGGTGACTTCGTCCTAAGGCTCGACTGCCCCGACCAGCTCGGGATCGTGCACGCCGTCTCCGCCTACCTGCACGAGGTGGGCGGCAACATCGTCGACAGCCGCCAGTTCGCCGAACCGAGCACCGGCCGGTTCCTGATGCGGGTGCGGACCCACGCGCCCGGCCTGACCGTCGAGGAACTGCGGACCGGGTTCGGGCCCGTGGCCGAGAAGTACGACATGACGTGGCGGTTCGACGATCTCGCCGTCCGGCCCCGGATCCTGGTGATGGTGTCGAAGTACGCGCACTGCCTCAGCGACCTGTTCTACCGGGTCGAGAACGGCGACCTGCGCGCCGACATCGTGGGCGTCGTCAGCAACCACCCCGACCTCGAGGGGCTCTCCGCCTTCCACGGCGCCAAGTTCCACCACATCCCGATCAGCGCCGCGACCCGCGCGTCCGCCGAGGCGCAGCTCCTCGCGCTCGTGGAGTCCGAGCGGGTCGATCTGGTGGTGCTCGCCCGGTACATGCAGATCCTGTCCGACGGGCTGTGCACCGCGCTGTCCGGCCGGGCGATCAACATCCACCACTCGTTCCTGCCCAGTTTCAAGGGCGCCCGCCCCTACCACCAGGCCTACGACCGGGGCGTGAAGATCGTCGGGGCGACCGCGCACTACGTGACCGGCGACCTGGACGAGGGGCCGATCATCGAGCAGGAGGTCGCCCGGGTGGACCACACCAACACGCCGGAGGACCTGATCGCCATCGGCCGGGACCTGGAGCGGACCACGCTGGCCCGTGCGGTGCGCTGGCACGTCGAACACCGCATCCTCCTGAACGCGCACCGCACGGTCATCTTCAAATAA
- a CDS encoding pyridoxamine 5'-phosphate oxidase family protein, with the protein MGKTYESIDAGLREFIAAQQLFFTATAPTGPDGHVNVSPKGMAGCFAVLDGHRVAYLDYTGSGAESIAHLRQNGRITIMFCAFEGRPKILRLYGRGALHYPGDPAFAALRGHFGRAEDHGLRAIVEVDVERVSSSCGYGVPLMDFVGDRDLLDSWADKRTPEKLVEYRTERNAVSIDGLPAYPVADPGLRAPGRAVSEGGREPASAGREGLRPVDPADPLVPGPVRLDGSTSPVSG; encoded by the coding sequence ATGGGGAAGACGTACGAGAGCATCGACGCTGGGCTGCGGGAGTTCATCGCGGCCCAGCAGCTCTTTTTCACCGCCACCGCGCCGACCGGCCCCGACGGGCACGTCAACGTGTCGCCGAAGGGCATGGCCGGCTGCTTCGCGGTGCTCGACGGGCACCGGGTCGCCTACCTCGACTACACCGGCAGCGGCGCCGAGAGCATCGCCCACCTGCGGCAGAACGGCCGGATCACGATCATGTTCTGCGCGTTCGAGGGCAGACCCAAGATCCTCCGGTTGTACGGGCGAGGGGCCCTGCACTACCCCGGCGACCCGGCGTTCGCCGCCCTGCGCGGGCACTTCGGCCGGGCCGAGGACCACGGGCTGCGCGCCATCGTCGAGGTCGACGTCGAGCGGGTCAGCTCCTCCTGCGGCTACGGGGTCCCGCTGATGGACTTCGTCGGCGACCGCGACCTGCTGGACAGCTGGGCGGACAAGCGCACGCCCGAGAAGCTGGTGGAGTACCGCACCGAGCGCAACGCCGTCAGCATCGACGGCCTCCCGGCGTATCCGGTCGCCGACCCCGGCCTCCGCGCGCCTGGCCGGGCTGTGTCCGAGGGCGGTCGGGAGCCAGCGTCCGCTGGCCGGGAGGGCCTTCGCCCGGTGGATCCGGCCGACCCCCTCGTGCCCGGTCCGGTCAGGCTCGACGGTTCGACGTCCCCGGTGTCCGGATGA
- a CDS encoding GNAT family N-acetyltransferase — protein sequence MPVRLLGESDRADVLSLLARSPIASAQLAERIEAYGVSAWRTGGQLLGHGPRSHLEAVCWRGANVIPIGVSTHFAEVLAADRRGVGSIAGPAEAVLDLWRRLGPGWGPARLTRPDQPLLVTGGPAAVVPEPRVRLVRRRELSLLYPASVAMYTEELGVPPIEAEYQKRVASLIRARRAYAWIEGGQVLFKAELAVVTRHTAQLQGVWVAPEHRGRGIGSACLAAVVEDGLRRLAPTVSLYVNDFNSTARRVYAKCGFRQVGTFATILF from the coding sequence ATGCCCGTGCGACTGCTCGGCGAGAGCGACCGTGCGGACGTGCTGAGCCTCCTGGCCAGGTCACCGATCGCCTCGGCGCAGCTCGCCGAGCGGATCGAGGCGTACGGGGTCTCCGCCTGGCGCACCGGCGGCCAACTCCTCGGCCACGGCCCCCGCAGTCACCTGGAGGCCGTCTGCTGGCGTGGCGCGAACGTGATCCCGATCGGCGTGTCGACCCACTTCGCGGAGGTGCTCGCGGCCGACCGGCGGGGCGTCGGCTCGATCGCCGGCCCGGCGGAGGCGGTGCTCGACCTGTGGCGGCGGCTCGGCCCGGGCTGGGGGCCGGCGCGGCTGACCCGGCCGGACCAGCCACTGCTGGTGACCGGCGGCCCGGCGGCCGTGGTCCCGGAGCCCCGGGTGCGACTGGTCCGGCGGCGCGAGCTGTCGCTGCTGTACCCGGCATCGGTGGCGATGTACACCGAGGAGCTGGGCGTGCCGCCGATCGAGGCGGAGTACCAGAAAAGGGTCGCGAGCCTGATCCGGGCCCGCCGCGCCTACGCCTGGATCGAGGGCGGACAGGTCCTGTTCAAGGCCGAGTTGGCGGTCGTCACCCGCCACACCGCACAGTTGCAGGGCGTGTGGGTCGCCCCGGAGCACCGCGGTCGCGGCATCGGCTCGGCGTGTCTCGCGGCGGTCGTCGAGGACGGCCTGCGCCGGCTCGCCCCGACTGTGAGCCTGTACGTGAACGACTTCAACTCCACCGCCCGGCGTGTTTACGCTAAGTGTGGATTCCGGCAGGTGGGCACGTTCGCGACGATCTTGTTCTGA
- a CDS encoding MFS transporter — translation MLNRLLPPPGTARILTLATLVNTLGNGAYLTCSVLFLTRSVGLTPVQLGVGLGVAAVLGTLLSAPLGYVADRVGPKGMQIGALLVLAVVYSGMVLVNGFWSFVVLACVIAVGEAAGKGSSGAMIAGAVPPAQRIELRAFVRSVNNGGIALGALLGGIPLLLDTRAAYVAMLLGNAGTFLVAALILSRADRVPVLPVPADGPRLVALRDRPFLVFTVIDGVMASTYNEILSIGLPLWLATQRHAPLWLVTAALLVNTLGCVTLQVWASRGVDGIRDAGRIGRRGALVVGASCVLYGLTAGLPVWAVCALVLVAGAVHVLGELWLSTATFSVVFGLAPDWAQGQYQGTYTMGRQIGNMVTPPALALLVTAGGTAGWVAMGAAFAVAGVVYPAVVRWGRRTRPGVTAEDLATV, via the coding sequence GTGCTCAACCGACTGCTGCCGCCCCCGGGGACCGCCCGGATCCTCACCCTCGCCACCCTGGTCAACACGCTCGGGAACGGCGCGTACCTCACCTGCAGCGTCCTGTTCCTCACCCGCTCCGTCGGGCTCACCCCGGTGCAGCTCGGCGTCGGCCTCGGCGTCGCGGCCGTCCTCGGCACCCTGCTCAGCGCCCCGCTCGGCTATGTCGCCGACCGGGTCGGCCCCAAAGGTATGCAGATCGGCGCGCTCCTGGTCCTCGCCGTCGTGTACTCCGGCATGGTCCTCGTCAACGGCTTCTGGTCCTTCGTGGTGCTGGCCTGCGTCATCGCGGTCGGCGAGGCCGCGGGGAAGGGCTCGTCCGGGGCCATGATCGCCGGGGCGGTGCCGCCGGCGCAGCGGATCGAACTGCGCGCCTTCGTCCGCTCGGTCAACAACGGCGGGATCGCGCTTGGCGCCCTGCTCGGCGGGATTCCGCTGCTGCTGGACACCCGGGCGGCGTACGTCGCGATGCTGCTCGGCAACGCCGGCACCTTCCTGGTCGCCGCGCTCATCCTGTCCCGGGCCGACCGGGTGCCCGTGCTGCCGGTCCCCGCCGACGGGCCTCGGCTCGTCGCGCTGCGCGACCGGCCGTTCCTGGTGTTCACGGTGATCGACGGGGTGATGGCCAGCACGTACAACGAGATCCTCAGCATCGGGCTGCCGCTGTGGCTCGCGACCCAGCGGCACGCGCCACTGTGGCTGGTCACCGCGGCACTGTTGGTCAACACCCTCGGCTGCGTGACCCTGCAGGTCTGGGCCAGCCGGGGCGTGGACGGCATCCGGGACGCCGGGCGGATCGGCCGGCGCGGGGCGCTCGTCGTCGGGGCGTCCTGCGTGCTGTACGGCCTGACCGCCGGTCTGCCGGTCTGGGCGGTGTGCGCGCTGGTCCTGGTCGCGGGGGCGGTGCACGTGCTCGGGGAGCTGTGGCTGTCCACGGCCACGTTCAGCGTCGTCTTCGGGTTGGCGCCGGACTGGGCGCAGGGGCAGTACCAGGGGACGTACACGATGGGGCGGCAGATCGGGAACATGGTGACGCCGCCGGCGCTGGCGTTGCTGGTGACCGCCGGCGGGACGGCGGGGTGGGTCGCGATGGGGGCGGCGTTCGCGGTGGCCGGGGTGGTGTATCCGGCGGTGGTCCGGTGGGGGCGGCGGACCCGGCCCGGGGTGACGGCCGAGGACCTGGCCACGGTCTGA